In uncultured Desulfuromonas sp., the genomic stretch CCGGCTGGACTTCTCCTGAACCTGAATTCACCGACAGTGAATCGTTTTCCGTCATACGTCACAGGTCCAGCTCGTCGCCCTTCAGGTCGACGAATCGTGCACATCAGAAATTCTGGCGTAAAACCTTGATAAGGTTTTGCCGCTGTCCCGAATGGCGCTAGCTTAAAGGGAAAAAGCAGCAAAAACGGGACGGTCCCCGCACGGGGGCTGTCCCAGGCTTTTGCGGTGCAAACCACCAGCGTTCCATAGCCCGCAAACATCTGGGACAGCCCCAGATAGGGCTTGGGACAGTCCCGAGTTTGCTACGAAAGTGCTTAAACTAGCGCCATTCGCCGCTCTCCCTATTTTTTTCGTGGCACCGATTAAGCGGGTGGGCAATGCTCACCCTTTCCGAGTCTGTTATCTCGCGCCTCAGTCTGCCTATCGTTAAGCACTATTTTTCAAAAATATGAGCTAAGTCCTTTTGCTGTCGTCCTTTTTGCTGGAAAACGGGAAACTTTGTGATATAGTTCTATCGTTAAACGTGTTGTTTTTACGTCACAAAGCAATCCTCGGTGTCATTTCGGGGAGGAGTGATTTATGGCTACACCCATTACCACCTCAGACTCTCAAGCTCTTCAAGTTGCCGCTTACATGGCATCCGCTCGTCAAGGCGGCATGACCGCCCAAGCAACCAATTTTGGTGAAAAGGAGGCTGCGCCTGTTGAAACCGGAGCGTCTACGCTCAATGTGGTCGATACGGTACAGATCAGTGAAGAGGGGATGCAGGCCTCCATGGCTGGACAGCAGGAGGGCAATGCGCAACCCGGTGTTGTTGACCCTCAGGCGTCTCAATCAAGTGGCGAGGAGAGGTCTACTGTTGCTGAAGAGCAGGCTGAACCGGTTGAAGAGATGGACGAGGGCCGGGAATCGGCTGAATCCGATGGATCGGAAGAGGACAGTGAAACCTCGACAGCACGTCTGTCCGAAGAGGAGCAACAGGAAGTTCAGCAACTGAGCCAACGCGACCGTGAGGTGCAGGTTCATGAAGCTGCTCATGCTGCGGTTGGTGGCCCTTATACCGGCGCACCGTCATTGAGTTATGAAACGGGCCCGGATGGCAAGCGCTATGCCGTGTCCGGTGAAGTCAATGTTGATCTGAGTGAAGTGCCCGGTGATCCTCAAGCAACCATGGAAAAAGCCGATGTGATACGCGCTGCCGCTTTGGCTCCGGCCCAACCCTCATCACAGGACCGCAACGTCGCCGCCCAGGCCAGCCGCATGCGTGCTCAGGCCCAGGCTGAGTTGATGGCCGAGCAGTCAGCGCAGGGCAGTGCCATGGTTGCGCGCTCTGCTGCGGCTTCCGCCATGTCACCGAGTGCATCCATGGACAGTGAGGATCAAGGGCGGACTCTCTCCAGTCAATTTGGCGGAGCGGTTGCCTGATCGGTCGGCTCATCAAATAAATGGTATCGCGGGATGTTCTTTTTAAGAATGTCCCGTTTTTTGTTGGCAGGAAATTGTGTCACTGGTTCGGTCGTGCTCTTGGTCAGCCTGACTGAGTCGTGCTATGGTTCCTGTTTGCAGGTTAAGTCTTTCCCGGTTTAGTTCAGAGAGATACCCATGGCCAAATTTACGTTAAAATCCGTCTATCAGCCCGCTGGTGATCAGCCCAAAGCGATTGAAGAGTTGGTGGAGGGGATCGAAGATGGTGCCCCGCATCAGGTTCTGCTCGGTGTTACCGGGAGTGGTAAAACCTTTACCATGGCCAATGTCGTCGAGCGGGTGC encodes the following:
- a CDS encoding putative metalloprotease CJM1_0395 family protein — encoded protein: MATPITTSDSQALQVAAYMASARQGGMTAQATNFGEKEAAPVETGASTLNVVDTVQISEEGMQASMAGQQEGNAQPGVVDPQASQSSGEERSTVAEEQAEPVEEMDEGRESAESDGSEEDSETSTARLSEEEQQEVQQLSQRDREVQVHEAAHAAVGGPYTGAPSLSYETGPDGKRYAVSGEVNVDLSEVPGDPQATMEKADVIRAAALAPAQPSSQDRNVAAQASRMRAQAQAELMAEQSAQGSAMVARSAAASAMSPSASMDSEDQGRTLSSQFGGAVA